From the genome of Pelobacter propionicus DSM 2379, one region includes:
- the aroF gene encoding 3-deoxy-7-phosphoheptulonate synthase, which translates to MIIVMKAGATKKERDEVLKRIRELGYKPHVIHGSTRDVIGAIGDERGKAVLQKVESMHGVENVLPILQPYKLASKELKKEASLVRVNDQVCIGGQQLIVMAGPCSVESEEQIIESAIAVKAAGAQMLRGGAFKPRTSPYSFQGMEEEGLKLLAKAREVTGLPFVTEVINPETAELVAEYSDMLQIGARNAQNFALLKKVGQLKRPVLLKRGMSMTIQEFLMSAEYIMSEGNQSVILCERGIRTFETATRNTLDLSAIPVLKGKTHLPVVIDPSHGTGNHHYVAPMCYAAVAAGADGLMVEVHPDPENASSDGAQSLKPVKFAAMMEKLKLFAAAAGRTL; encoded by the coding sequence ATGATCATCGTCATGAAGGCCGGGGCAACCAAGAAGGAACGGGACGAGGTATTGAAGCGCATCAGGGAACTGGGCTACAAGCCGCATGTCATCCACGGTTCCACCAGGGACGTGATCGGGGCCATCGGAGACGAGCGGGGAAAGGCGGTGTTGCAGAAGGTGGAATCCATGCACGGAGTCGAGAATGTCCTGCCGATCCTCCAGCCGTACAAGTTGGCTTCCAAGGAGCTGAAGAAAGAGGCCAGTCTGGTGCGGGTCAACGATCAGGTCTGCATCGGCGGCCAGCAGTTGATCGTCATGGCCGGCCCCTGTTCCGTGGAGAGCGAGGAGCAGATCATCGAGTCGGCGATAGCGGTGAAGGCGGCCGGGGCGCAGATGCTGCGGGGCGGTGCCTTCAAGCCGCGCACCTCTCCCTACTCCTTCCAGGGGATGGAGGAAGAGGGGCTAAAACTCTTGGCCAAGGCGCGCGAGGTAACCGGTCTTCCCTTTGTCACCGAGGTGATCAACCCGGAGACCGCCGAACTGGTTGCCGAATACTCCGACATGCTGCAGATCGGCGCCCGCAACGCACAGAACTTCGCCCTATTGAAGAAGGTCGGTCAGCTCAAACGTCCTGTGCTGCTGAAACGGGGTATGTCCATGACGATCCAGGAGTTCCTGATGAGCGCCGAGTACATCATGAGCGAGGGAAACCAGTCGGTGATCCTCTGCGAGCGGGGTATCCGCACCTTCGAGACAGCCACCCGCAACACGCTGGACCTGTCGGCCATACCGGTGCTGAAAGGGAAGACCCATCTGCCGGTGGTGATCGATCCCTCCCACGGCACCGGCAACCACCACTATGTTGCGCCCATGTGCTACGCCGCCGTGGCGGCAGGAGCAGACGGGCTGATGGTGGAGGTGCACCCCGACCCGGAAAACGCCTCCAGCGACGGCGCCCAGTCGCTCAAGCCGGTTAAGTTCGCCGCCATGATGGAAAAGCTGAAGCTGTTCGCCGCGGCGGCAGGGAGGACCCTCTAG
- a CDS encoding chemotaxis protein CheV: MKSDKILLESDTNELEIVEFRIDEMDWHGNVIPCYYGVNVAKVREIIRLPQMSKVVNAKPGVEGMIKLRDKVITIINLAQVLGKDTGDLVADRVVVLEFNNLMVGVLVHSVSRIYRISWKNVEPPSRSVHSEQVTGLVKMEDRIILLLDFEKIVGELCSQSALRPMNSADLLERDPNADRSQKTILVADDSLFIRNTMCASLRAAGYVVEEAENGALAWDLIQKKLACCAQDGTDIRSILSLVITDVEMPQMDGLHLTSLIRKDEALKDFPVVIFSSLASEDNKRKWIGLGANHILTKPDLPDLVRVADELTGQ, translated from the coding sequence ATGAAGAGTGACAAGATTCTGCTGGAAAGCGACACCAACGAGTTGGAAATCGTCGAATTCAGGATCGACGAGATGGACTGGCATGGAAATGTGATCCCCTGTTACTACGGGGTCAATGTGGCCAAGGTCCGTGAAATAATCCGCCTGCCGCAGATGTCCAAGGTGGTCAACGCCAAGCCGGGCGTCGAGGGGATGATCAAGCTACGCGACAAGGTGATCACCATCATCAACCTGGCCCAGGTGCTGGGCAAGGACACCGGTGACCTGGTGGCTGACCGGGTGGTGGTGCTGGAGTTCAACAACCTGATGGTGGGGGTACTGGTGCACTCGGTTTCCCGTATCTACCGTATCTCCTGGAAGAACGTGGAGCCGCCGTCACGGTCGGTGCACAGCGAACAGGTAACCGGCCTGGTGAAGATGGAGGACCGTATCATCCTGCTCCTGGATTTCGAGAAGATCGTGGGCGAACTCTGCTCCCAGAGCGCCCTCAGGCCCATGAACAGCGCAGATCTGCTGGAACGAGATCCGAACGCGGACCGCTCCCAGAAGACCATACTGGTGGCCGATGACTCGCTGTTCATACGCAACACCATGTGCGCTTCCCTGCGCGCTGCAGGTTATGTTGTGGAGGAGGCGGAAAACGGCGCCCTGGCCTGGGACCTCATTCAGAAAAAGCTTGCATGCTGCGCACAGGATGGCACGGATATCAGAAGCATCCTCAGTCTGGTGATCACCGATGTGGAAATGCCGCAGATGGACGGTCTGCACCTCACCTCGCTGATCCGCAAGGACGAGGCGCTTAAGGACTTTCCGGTGGTGATCTTCTCCTCCCTGGCCTCGGAGGACAATAAGCGTAAATGGATCGGGCTGGGCGCCAACCACATCCTCACCAAGCCCGACCTGCCTGATCTGGTAAGGGTTGCCGATGAACTGACCGGCCAGTAG
- the trpE gene encoding anthranilate synthase component I yields the protein MACPDFTTFLELSSRGNLIPVYREIMADMDTPVSAFRKLDDGRFSFLLESIEGGEKWARYSFLGSTPSMIVRSKGSCVEIIEDGVTTTLSSDDPLRCVRDVMARFTPVEVEGLPRFFGGAVGYLGYDMVRHFEHLPTTKPAVIDAYDTYLLITDTIVIFDTMSQKIKVVSNAHVSQGKSPRQAYDEAIANIESIVKRLRMPLPDMTVPPSARRTELRSNISREEYEAGVEKAKEYIRAGDIIQVVPSQRFSGKLEADPFDVYRVMRTLNPSPYMFFLRLDGTIIAGASPEVMVRKEGTGVELRPIAGTRPRGVSGEEDIRLAEELLADPKERAEHVMLVDLGRNDLGRVCETGSVKVSELMVIERYSHVMHIVSNVQGELKPESDAFDLVRATLPAGTLSGAPKIRAMQIIDELEPVRREVYGGAVGYFSFSGNMDLAITIRTLVIKDGMVHLQAGGGVVADSDPAAEWQETVNKAMAARRAIEIAEGGLE from the coding sequence ATGGCCTGCCCCGATTTTACTACATTCCTGGAATTATCAAGCCGCGGCAACCTGATACCGGTATACCGGGAGATCATGGCGGATATGGACACCCCCGTCAGCGCCTTCAGAAAGCTGGATGACGGCCGTTTTTCCTTTCTGCTGGAGAGTATCGAGGGTGGTGAAAAATGGGCGCGCTACAGTTTTCTCGGCTCCACCCCCTCCATGATCGTCCGCTCCAAGGGGAGTTGCGTGGAAATCATCGAGGACGGCGTGACCACCACCCTGTCCAGTGACGACCCACTGAGATGCGTCCGTGATGTGATGGCCCGCTTCACCCCCGTGGAGGTGGAGGGACTGCCGCGCTTCTTCGGCGGCGCGGTCGGCTACCTGGGCTACGACATGGTGCGACACTTCGAGCATCTGCCGACCACGAAACCGGCTGTCATCGACGCCTACGACACCTACCTCTTAATAACCGACACCATCGTGATCTTCGACACCATGAGCCAGAAGATAAAGGTGGTCTCCAACGCCCATGTCAGCCAGGGCAAATCCCCCCGCCAGGCCTATGACGAGGCCATCGCCAACATAGAGTCCATCGTGAAGCGGCTGCGCATGCCCCTACCGGACATGACCGTGCCCCCCAGTGCCCGGCGAACGGAACTGCGCTCCAACATCAGCCGGGAGGAGTACGAGGCAGGCGTTGAAAAAGCCAAGGAGTACATCCGGGCCGGCGACATCATCCAGGTCGTCCCCTCCCAGCGCTTCAGCGGAAAACTGGAGGCCGACCCCTTCGACGTCTACCGGGTCATGCGCACCCTCAACCCCTCCCCCTACATGTTCTTCCTGCGTCTTGACGGCACCATCATCGCCGGCGCCTCGCCGGAAGTCATGGTGCGCAAGGAGGGGACCGGCGTGGAACTGCGTCCCATCGCCGGCACCCGCCCGCGGGGCGTCAGCGGCGAGGAGGACATCCGCCTGGCGGAGGAACTTTTGGCCGACCCCAAGGAGCGGGCCGAACATGTCATGCTGGTTGACCTGGGCAGGAACGACCTGGGCAGGGTCTGCGAGACCGGCAGCGTGAAGGTGTCCGAGCTGATGGTCATCGAACGCTACTCCCACGTCATGCACATCGTCTCCAACGTGCAGGGAGAGCTGAAGCCGGAGAGCGACGCCTTCGACCTGGTGCGGGCAACGCTTCCGGCCGGCACCCTCTCGGGGGCGCCCAAGATCAGGGCCATGCAGATCATCGACGAACTGGAGCCGGTGCGCCGGGAAGTCTACGGCGGCGCGGTGGGGTACTTCTCCTTCTCCGGCAACATGGACTTGGCCATCACCATCCGCACCCTGGTGATCAAGGACGGCATGGTACACCTGCAGGCCGGCGGCGGCGTGGTGGCAGACTCGGACCCGGCCGCGGAGTGGCAGGAGACTGTCAACAAGGCCATGGCCGCGCGACGGGCCATCGAGATCGCCGAGGGAGGGCTGGAATAA
- a CDS encoding anthranilate synthase component II, which translates to MLLMIDNYDSFTFNIVQYFGQLGENVRVHRNDKITLDEIETMRPQRLVISPGPCSPEEAGISVAAIRHFAGKIPILGVCLGHQAIGAAFGGNVVRSVSLMHGKTSPIHHDGRELFQGLANPFQATRYHSLVVDRPTLPDCLEVTAWVDNGEIMGLRHRQLPIWGVQFHPESILTEGGMEMLANFLRISAHR; encoded by the coding sequence ATGCTTTTGATGATCGACAACTACGACTCCTTCACCTTCAACATCGTCCAGTACTTCGGTCAACTGGGTGAAAATGTGCGGGTGCACCGCAACGACAAAATCACCCTTGATGAGATTGAAACCATGCGCCCCCAGCGGCTGGTCATATCCCCCGGACCCTGTTCCCCCGAAGAGGCCGGCATCTCCGTGGCAGCCATCAGGCACTTCGCCGGCAAGATCCCGATCCTGGGGGTCTGTCTGGGGCACCAGGCCATCGGCGCCGCCTTTGGCGGCAACGTGGTACGCAGCGTGTCGCTGATGCACGGCAAGACCTCCCCCATCCACCACGATGGCAGGGAACTGTTCCAGGGCCTAGCCAATCCCTTCCAGGCCACCCGCTACCACTCCCTGGTGGTGGACCGCCCCACCTTGCCGGACTGCCTGGAGGTGACCGCCTGGGTGGACAACGGCGAGATCATGGGACTGCGCCACCGGCAGCTGCCCATCTGGGGGGTGCAGTTCCACCCCGAATCGATCCTCACCGAGGGGGGCATGGAGATGCTGGCCAACTTCCTGCGCATCAGCGCACATCGGTGA
- a CDS encoding valine--tRNA ligase, which yields MTRELAKGYEPHDVEKKWYAEWEEKHYFHADATSDNKPYSIVIPPPNVTGALHMGHALNNTMQDILCRWKRMQGHNVLWMPGTDHAGIATQNVVERQLAAEGMDRHDLGRDAFIQRVWKWKAESGGQIIGQLKRLGASCDWERERFTMDAGLSKAVRTVFVKLHQDGLIYRDNRLINWCPRCHTALSDIEVEHEEQKGHFWHIRYPVVGEPGRFVIVATTRPETMLGDTAVAVHPEDERYSDLVGKKVLLPLVNREIPVVADDYVDREFGTGVVKITPAHDFNDFEVGLRHGLDKINVFDESGVINAAGHQYEGMDRFAARERIVADLEQAGLLDRIEDHAMSVGGCYRCKTVVEPYLSLQWYVKVGPLAERALQAVKEGKTRILPKQWENTYYDWMENIRDWCISRQIWWGHRIPAWFCDHCGGVTVAMEDPTSCSACGSDEIHQETDVLDTWFSSALWPFSTMGWPDKTPELERFYPTSCLVTGFDILFFWVARMMMMGLHFMDQVPFTDVYIHALVRDAHGQKMSKSKGNVIDPLTIIDQYGTDAFRFTLAAFAAQGRDIKLAEERIAGYRNFCNKVWNAARFTLMNLDGFDPDGITLGELSLSAGDKWILHRLNETARLVDESLTGYRYNESASALYQFTWSEFCDWYLELSKQDLYNGTPERKKTSQYVLWYTLDHLLRLLHPFMPFITEEIWQALPGSKASPTIMQAPFPMPADERSFAQEAAAMERVMEVIGSIRNIRGEMDVPPSKQIATILSCANAASLELMQQSQSAIVNLARISDLTIGQGLEKPEDASIQVAGDVQIFVPLKGLVNVEEEEKRLSKEIAKIEKEIDMFSKKLQNPSFVDRAPAEVVAKEREKLAEVTGKKRVLEESLEKIRKLR from the coding sequence ATGACCAGAGAACTTGCCAAAGGCTACGAGCCCCACGACGTTGAAAAGAAATGGTACGCCGAGTGGGAAGAGAAGCACTACTTCCACGCCGACGCCACCTCCGACAATAAACCCTATTCCATCGTCATCCCCCCCCCCAACGTGACCGGCGCCCTGCACATGGGACATGCCCTCAACAACACTATGCAGGACATCCTCTGCCGCTGGAAACGGATGCAGGGGCACAACGTACTCTGGATGCCCGGCACCGACCACGCTGGCATCGCCACCCAGAACGTGGTGGAGCGCCAGCTGGCCGCCGAGGGCATGGACCGCCACGACCTGGGACGGGATGCCTTCATCCAGCGGGTCTGGAAGTGGAAGGCGGAATCGGGCGGCCAGATCATCGGCCAGCTGAAACGCCTGGGCGCCTCCTGCGACTGGGAGCGGGAGCGCTTCACCATGGACGCGGGGCTCTCCAAGGCGGTGCGCACGGTGTTTGTGAAACTCCACCAGGACGGCCTGATCTATCGCGACAACCGCCTGATCAACTGGTGCCCCCGTTGCCACACCGCCCTCTCCGACATCGAGGTGGAACACGAGGAGCAGAAAGGGCACTTCTGGCACATCCGCTACCCGGTGGTGGGCGAGCCGGGACGCTTCGTCATCGTGGCTACCACCCGCCCGGAAACCATGCTGGGGGACACGGCGGTGGCGGTGCATCCCGAGGACGAACGCTACAGCGACCTGGTGGGCAAGAAAGTGCTCCTGCCGCTGGTCAACCGTGAGATCCCGGTGGTGGCCGACGACTACGTTGACCGCGAGTTCGGCACCGGCGTGGTCAAGATCACCCCGGCCCACGACTTCAACGACTTCGAGGTCGGCCTGCGCCACGGACTGGACAAGATCAACGTTTTCGACGAATCGGGGGTCATCAACGCCGCCGGCCACCAGTACGAGGGGATGGACCGCTTCGCCGCCCGCGAACGCATCGTGGCCGACCTGGAGCAGGCCGGCCTCTTGGACAGAATCGAAGACCACGCCATGTCGGTGGGCGGCTGCTACCGCTGCAAGACCGTCGTTGAGCCCTATCTGTCGCTGCAGTGGTACGTCAAGGTCGGCCCGCTGGCCGAGCGCGCACTTCAGGCGGTGAAGGAGGGAAAGACCCGCATCCTACCGAAACAGTGGGAGAATACCTACTACGACTGGATGGAGAATATCCGCGACTGGTGCATCTCGCGCCAGATTTGGTGGGGACACCGCATCCCGGCCTGGTTCTGCGACCACTGCGGCGGCGTGACCGTAGCCATGGAAGATCCCACCAGCTGCTCCGCTTGCGGCAGCGACGAGATCCACCAAGAGACCGATGTGTTGGACACCTGGTTCTCCTCGGCTCTCTGGCCCTTCTCCACCATGGGATGGCCCGACAAGACCCCCGAGCTGGAGCGTTTCTACCCCACCTCCTGTCTGGTCACCGGCTTCGACATCCTCTTTTTCTGGGTTGCCCGCATGATGATGATGGGGCTGCACTTCATGGACCAAGTCCCCTTCACGGACGTGTACATCCACGCCCTGGTGCGCGACGCCCACGGCCAGAAGATGTCCAAGTCCAAGGGGAACGTGATCGACCCGCTGACCATCATCGACCAGTACGGCACCGACGCCTTCCGCTTCACCCTGGCCGCCTTTGCCGCCCAGGGGCGCGACATCAAGCTGGCCGAGGAGCGCATCGCCGGCTACCGCAACTTCTGCAACAAGGTCTGGAACGCGGCCCGCTTCACCCTGATGAACCTGGACGGCTTCGATCCGGACGGCATCACCCTGGGTGAGCTTTCCCTCTCGGCGGGAGACAAGTGGATCCTGCACCGCCTGAACGAGACCGCACGCCTGGTGGACGAGAGCCTGACCGGCTACCGCTACAACGAGAGCGCCTCGGCGCTGTACCAGTTCACCTGGAGCGAGTTCTGCGACTGGTACCTGGAGCTGTCCAAACAGGATCTGTACAACGGCACGCCTGAACGCAAAAAGACCAGCCAGTACGTTCTCTGGTATACTCTCGACCATCTGCTGCGGCTATTGCACCCCTTCATGCCCTTCATCACCGAGGAGATCTGGCAGGCCCTGCCCGGATCCAAGGCATCGCCGACGATCATGCAGGCCCCCTTTCCCATGCCGGCCGACGAGCGGAGTTTTGCCCAGGAGGCGGCGGCCATGGAGCGGGTCATGGAGGTTATCGGCTCCATCCGCAACATCCGCGGCGAGATGGACGTCCCCCCCAGCAAACAGATCGCCACGATCCTCTCCTGCGCCAACGCGGCGAGCCTGGAACTGATGCAACAGAGCCAGAGCGCCATCGTCAACCTGGCCCGCATTTCCGACCTGACCATCGGCCAGGGGCTGGAGAAGCCGGAAGACGCCTCCATCCAGGTTGCCGGCGACGTGCAGATCTTCGTGCCGCTCAAGGGGCTGGTCAATGTGGAGGAAGAGGAGAAGCGCCTCTCCAAGGAGATCGCCAAGATCGAGAAAGAGATCGACATGTTCTCCAAGAAGCTGCAGAACCCCAGCTTCGTGGACCGCGCACCGGCCGAGGTGGTGGCCAAGGAGCGGGAGAAGCTGGCCGAGGTAACCGGCAAGAAGCGGGTGCTGGAAGAGAGCCTGGAGAAGATCAGGAAACTCAGGTAG
- a CDS encoding NAD(+)/NADH kinase has translation MSMHLKYVAIFAKVHDPRCQEVATELISWLERKNCVHLIEEHLARHLLRNDGMTHEEILSQAEMVVVLGGDGTLLSTARLFYGKEIPILGINLGSLGFLTEVTVEALYGELELCLTGNQRSSRRMMLEVSILREGKPIEKCPILNELVLNRTGILARIVNLKTRIGNHILTNFKADGLIVSTPTGSTGYSMSAGGPIVHPQVSCIAITPICPHSLTNRPVVVPDESVITITVTCPHDDKVYLTLDGQVGFELLQGDTVEVRRAPSITNLAVPRKLDYFEVLRTKLKWG, from the coding sequence ATGAGCATGCACCTAAAATATGTCGCCATATTCGCCAAGGTACACGACCCCCGCTGCCAGGAAGTAGCCACCGAGCTGATCTCCTGGCTGGAACGGAAGAACTGCGTCCACCTGATCGAGGAGCACCTGGCCCGCCATCTCCTGCGTAACGACGGCATGACCCACGAGGAGATCCTGAGCCAGGCCGAGATGGTGGTGGTGCTGGGGGGGGACGGCACCCTGCTCTCCACGGCGCGCCTGTTCTATGGCAAGGAGATCCCCATCCTGGGGATCAACCTGGGCAGCCTCGGTTTTCTGACCGAAGTCACCGTGGAGGCTCTCTACGGCGAGCTTGAACTCTGCCTGACGGGAAACCAGCGCAGTTCCCGGCGCATGATGCTGGAGGTCAGCATCCTGCGCGAGGGCAAGCCGATCGAGAAATGCCCTATCCTGAACGAGTTGGTGCTCAACAGGACCGGTATCCTGGCCCGCATCGTCAACCTGAAGACGAGAATCGGCAACCACATCCTGACCAATTTCAAGGCCGACGGACTGATCGTCTCCACCCCCACCGGCTCCACCGGCTATTCCATGTCCGCCGGCGGCCCGATCGTCCATCCCCAGGTGAGCTGCATCGCCATAACCCCCATCTGCCCACACTCCCTGACCAACCGTCCCGTCGTGGTCCCGGATGAATCGGTCATCACCATCACCGTCACCTGTCCCCACGACGACAAGGTCTACCTGACCCTGGACGGCCAGGTGGGCTTCGAGCTATTGCAGGGTGACACAGTGGAGGTGCGCAGGGCCCCCTCGATCACCAATCTGGCCGTACCCCGGAAACTGGATTACTTCGAGGTACTGCGGACCAAACTGAAGTGGGGATAA
- the recN gene encoding DNA repair protein RecN has protein sequence MLTDLSITNIAIIDSLHLSLKPGLTILTGETGAGKSIIIDAVGLIMGGRASADLIRSGSDEAVVEAIFDISDMSELSQLLSDSGFPCEAELLVKRSISRAGKNRIFINGAMATLTLLSDISRRLINIYGQHESQTLLRPENQLLLLDLFAGNTDLRGAFASLYAKLQTVRERLAHADEREREAARRLDLLSFQSQEIAGAELRDGEEEQLEEERQLLANAEKLGGASAEAFELLYGGDGALLGQLRRISNAIREIAAIDQTLGETATSLENCYLQLEDAAMTLRGYASRVEADPLSLQRVEDRLDQINRLKRKYGPTIRDILEFQQQVDGELEQIRDQEHDREALQGQCDRLEKELRRCGAELSRQRAAAADALKQALENEARQLAMKNAVIEADLTLLDEPRPTGFERMELLFSPNAGEPPRPLAKIASGGELSRLMLAFKQVLPEGDVPTLVFDEVDSGIGGATSETVGRKLKRVARRQQVLCITHLPQVAVFADQHLHVAKRVDNGRTATAVTPLDKKARIEEISRMLGGAVITDTTRSHAGELLATARSSSP, from the coding sequence ATGCTGACCGACCTGTCCATCACCAATATAGCCATCATCGATTCGCTGCACCTCTCCCTCAAACCGGGCCTGACCATCCTGACCGGCGAGACCGGGGCCGGCAAATCGATCATCATCGACGCCGTGGGGCTGATCATGGGGGGACGCGCCTCGGCCGATCTGATCCGTTCCGGCTCGGACGAGGCCGTGGTGGAGGCAATCTTCGACATCTCGGATATGTCCGAGCTGTCGCAGCTGCTCAGCGACTCCGGTTTCCCCTGCGAAGCTGAACTGCTGGTCAAACGCTCCATCTCCCGCGCCGGAAAGAACCGCATCTTCATCAACGGCGCCATGGCAACCCTGACCCTGCTCTCCGACATCTCCCGCCGCCTGATCAACATCTATGGACAGCATGAATCCCAGACCCTGCTCAGACCGGAGAACCAGCTGCTGCTCCTGGACCTCTTTGCCGGAAACACTGATCTGCGCGGAGCTTTCGCCAGCCTGTATGCAAAGCTGCAGACAGTACGGGAGCGCCTAGCCCATGCGGACGAACGGGAGCGCGAGGCGGCCCGCAGGCTGGACCTGCTGTCGTTCCAGTCCCAGGAGATAGCCGGGGCAGAGCTTCGGGACGGTGAGGAGGAGCAGCTGGAGGAAGAACGCCAGCTGCTGGCCAACGCGGAGAAACTGGGGGGAGCCAGCGCCGAGGCGTTCGAACTGCTCTACGGCGGCGATGGCGCCCTTCTGGGTCAGCTGCGCAGGATAAGCAACGCCATCCGCGAAATCGCCGCCATCGACCAGACCCTGGGGGAGACGGCAACCTCCTTGGAAAACTGCTACCTGCAGCTGGAGGACGCCGCCATGACCCTGCGCGGCTATGCCTCCCGGGTCGAGGCGGACCCGCTCTCCCTGCAACGCGTCGAGGATCGTCTGGACCAGATCAACCGACTCAAGCGCAAGTACGGCCCGACCATCCGGGACATCCTGGAGTTCCAACAACAGGTCGACGGAGAGCTGGAACAGATCCGCGACCAGGAGCATGACCGGGAGGCGCTGCAGGGCCAGTGCGACCGGCTGGAGAAGGAGCTGCGCCGCTGCGGAGCGGAACTGAGCCGACAACGCGCGGCCGCGGCGGACGCGTTGAAGCAGGCCCTGGAAAACGAGGCGCGCCAGCTTGCCATGAAGAACGCCGTCATCGAGGCCGACCTGACCCTGCTGGACGAACCGCGCCCCACCGGATTCGAGCGCATGGAGCTGCTCTTCTCCCCCAACGCCGGAGAGCCGCCGCGCCCCCTGGCAAAAATCGCCTCGGGCGGCGAACTGTCGCGCCTGATGCTGGCCTTCAAGCAGGTCCTGCCCGAGGGGGACGTTCCCACCCTGGTATTCGACGAGGTGGACAGCGGCATCGGTGGCGCCACCTCGGAAACCGTGGGCAGGAAGCTGAAGAGGGTTGCCCGGCGCCAGCAGGTGCTTTGTATCACCCACCTCCCCCAGGTTGCGGTGTTCGCCGACCAGCATCTGCACGTTGCCAAGCGGGTCGACAACGGCCGCACCGCCACAGCCGTCACCCCCCTGGACAAGAAAGCCCGCATCGAGGAGATCTCCCGCATGCTGGGAGGCGCAGTCATCACCGACACCACCCGCAGCCACGCCGGCGAGCTGCTGGCAACGGCCAGGAGTTCATCACCATGA
- a CDS encoding ADP-ribosylglycohydrolase family protein translates to MLGAIAGDVIGSVYEFSPVKREDFPLFQAGSRFTDDTVMTVAVARAILEDGDYGAWMHRLGRRYPRAGYGGCFMRWLRAEDPQPYGSWGNGSAMRVSPVGLAFDSQERVLAEAFRSAVVTHNHPEGIKGAQAVALAVFLGKSGAGKRAIRHELESRFGYDLGRTLAEIRLGYHFDVSCQGSVPEAVIAFLESSDYEDAIRKAVSLGGDSDTQACITGAIAAAHYGAVPEIIASRVRSLLPQDFLDVIDRFPPA, encoded by the coding sequence ATGCTGGGAGCTATTGCCGGCGATGTCATCGGTTCGGTGTATGAGTTCAGTCCCGTCAAGCGCGAGGATTTCCCGCTCTTCCAAGCGGGGAGCCGCTTCACCGACGATACGGTCATGACCGTTGCCGTGGCCCGGGCCATCCTGGAGGATGGCGACTACGGCGCCTGGATGCACCGGTTGGGACGGCGCTATCCCCGGGCCGGGTACGGTGGCTGCTTCATGCGCTGGTTGCGCGCTGAAGACCCCCAACCCTATGGCAGCTGGGGGAACGGCTCGGCCATGCGGGTCTCGCCGGTGGGACTAGCCTTTGACAGCCAGGAACGGGTACTTGCCGAGGCGTTTCGCAGCGCCGTGGTGACCCACAACCACCCCGAGGGGATCAAGGGGGCCCAGGCCGTTGCCCTGGCGGTGTTTCTGGGTAAAAGCGGGGCGGGGAAAAGGGCAATTCGGCACGAGCTGGAGAGCCGCTTCGGCTATGACCTGGGGCGCACCCTGGCCGAGATCAGGCTCGGCTACCACTTCGACGTCTCCTGCCAGGGGAGCGTACCTGAAGCGGTGATCGCTTTTCTGGAGTCCAGCGACTACGAGGACGCAATCAGGAAGGCGGTTTCCCTGGGAGGGGACAGCGACACCCAGGCCTGCATCACCGGTGCCATCGCCGCCGCCCATTACGGCGCTGTCCCGGAGATCATCGCCAGCCGGGTGCGCTCCCTGCTGCCACAGGATTTTCTGGACGTTATTGACCGCTTTCCGCCGGCCTGA